The sequence AAAATGACAAGACcagagaatttttcaataagaGACCAATTTATAAACCATTGACCTCTAGAAGGGCACGTCGACCATCAGTGGGAAACATTCAAGAGGCCAATAACCTTTTGAATATAATCAAGGGAAATtgagaagagaaaaaaaaaatgtgaaCAATCAATGTATATTCAGAGTTctgtaaataaataaagaaaataaagtttACATATTACTAAGGATTTTTGTCGCCTATTTTTACTATTTTTCAGGTGAAATGAAACGTTTTATATCACATTTTGCTATGATAACAAAGTTATTATGATTTTTATGTAGCCTATATTATTGACGCGTTGTTATAGCATTCTATGAATTTGCCTGTCATTTTCCACTTCAGAAAGGTCATCTAATTGCTCCCACCAGTTGAATAAGTAATTCTCGCAAATAATCTTAAACCAAGGCGTAAACTTGTAACTTGGGTCAGCAAACatagttttcaaatcatttgGTGAAACCCATTTGAAGTCTCTAACTTCATTGACGTTTGGGTTGACAGTCAAGTTTTCTTTAGCGTTGATCTTATAAAATAGGATGTAATCAATTTCATGTTCACCCCATGGTTCATTGCTTGGTGCCATGTAATGGATTCTGTTTAAAAAGTGAAACTTACCCCTTGTCTTAGTTTCATCTTCTGGAATACCTAATTCATGATCTAGTTTTCTCACCGCCGCAGTAATAGCGCCCTTAATCTTATCGTCTAGCTTACCCTTCAAACCTAATTCGTCATCAATACATAGTGGATGAGAGCAGCATGTGTTAGTCCAAAGATCAGGGaaagttattttttcagtggCTCTTTGTTGTAAAAGTAATTCACCTTgttcattgaaaataaagacGGAGAATGCACGATGTAGTAAAcccttttcaatattttccattaaATGACAAACTTTCTTGGTACCGGCACCAATAGCATTATCGTCCCAATCCAAAACAATACAATTTTCATTCATTAACTTAATTTGCTCCTCATCATGACCAGAAAAACATGTTTCTCCGCTTTCGTCATTTGACGTCTCACTAGATCGGGTATTAGGTCTTTGTTGTAATGGAATAATTTCAGGAAACTCTTCCAAAATGTCTTCAGGTGTTTGGTTTTGCACTAATTTGGCGTAACTAGATACTGCACCATGGGGCATACTATTGTTGTCGGCAGTCATTGAGGTGTAATGAATTTTTGGCTTATTTTTACTCTTCCTGTATTCCAAATACGAATACTCTAATATTGAATTAAGTGGGATATACGCCTTCTTGTCACTAGAAAACTGTTTCCTGTTAAATagataaaaatgaataaataaatataaatggAGTTAAGaccgaaaaagaaaggcaaCCCCCATCGACAAGAAAAGAGTTATGAATAATCATGTTTCTTAATAACAATTAAAGGGAAAAGAATCGGCTGGGCATCGTCATTGCGAAACTGTTGactggaaaaatttcaatcaCAATTAAGTTTTGTCCATTTCGTTCCAGCAAGAACGGAAACTTTTACCGATAGCAgcggaaaaaaagaaaaaagaaaaaaaaaagaaattaataTAGGCAAAATAGCCGCATGAAGCCCTTAATAACCTATACTATTCTGTGACTGTTATTTATTTACCCTCgtaatattaaaaatgtCCTATACAATTTCTGTAATAAAacctaatttttttaggACCCTTGAGTGTTACCCTGCTcatgtttttatttttgttttagaGAAATGTAAACAACAGTTTGGGAAAGTTTCAAGAATTGTAAACAACTAATCAAGGGATAATACTATTTTACTCTTTCCTTTAAACATGAAGaactattttttgtttacgtttttttctgaattgaacaataagatcttgttaatttttttatcgCTTGATCTATTATCAGAtcttctcttttgaaaaactagtccttttccaaattacaaactttcttttcgtgTGGAGTTGATCAGTTCAGTTTCTCCAATACTTCTTAAGTCACTGAAAATATAACGAAAAAAAGGGCTCTGGAAGTAAACAGAGAAATTCGACGATATAATATGTCTTCCAAGCATTCAGATCCATTGGAGAGATTTTATAAGCAATTTCAAGCATTTGTTCAAAATAACCCTAATGTCATATCGGCAGCTCGAGCTGCCGCACAAATACCGGAATCTGCAAAAGCTGTTGTAGTACTATCCCCATATTCTTTACAGCATGTGTTCCCGAGAGAATGGGTAACAAAATCGTATAGGAAAACTATAGTCGAACGACCAGAAAGATTATTAGCAAGCTCGATGGGTATATCAGCTGCGATTACAATGTATCCATCCCTTTTCACCTTGAAATCCTCGCATCAAAGGAAAGGTTCATTGATGGCACCTCATGTGCTTAAAGTTCATGGCAGTAGCTGGCCGGCTGAGTTAATTGAACTTTGCCAAATGGCAGATGCTAAATTGCTAAAAGGCGAAATCGAAGTCCCAGATACTTGGAACTCAGGTGATATATACTTGAGCTCAAAGACAATTAAAGCTCTACAGGGAACAATTGGGGCCATTGAAACTGGTGTTGACtcaattttcaaaggaCCATCTGCAGAACATATTAGTAACAGAGCTTTTGTTGCTATACGGCCTCCTGGTCATCATTGCCACTATGGTACACCATCCGGCTTTTGTCTGTTAAACAATGCACATGTAGCCATAGAATATGCGTATGATACTTACAACGTCACGCATGTTGTCGTGCTTGATTTCGATCTACACCACGGTGATGGGACCCAAGACATTTGCTGGAAACGTGCGGGTTTCAAACCTGAGGAGGAACCTGAAGATTCATCTTATGATGATTTTGGTAAGAAATTTGCCGAATTTCCCAAAGTCGGTTATTTTTCTATGCATGATATAAATTCATTTCCAACAGAGTCGGGATTTGCCACAAAGGAGAACATTAAAAATGCATCTACCTGTATCATGAACTCTCATGACCTAAACATCTGGAATATTCACTTATCCAAATGGACAACCGAAGAAGAATTCAATGTATTATACAGGACAAAATATAGAACTTTATTTGCTAAAGCagatgaatttttcaggaGCGCAAAACTAGAAATGAATCAACAAGGGAGACCATTCAAAGGTTTGGTTGTCATAAGCGCAGGTTTCGATGCATCAGAATTTGAGCAAACTTCAATGCAAAGGCATAGTGTCAACGTTCCTACAAGTTTTTATACAACGTTCACCAAAGATGCATTGAAATTAGCACAAATGCACTGTCATGGCAAAGTTTTGTCTCTAATGGAGGGTGGATATTCTGATAAAGCTATATGTTCTGGTGTTTTCGCACATTTGATCGGTTTACAAAACCAAGATTGGGTTAAAGAATGGGGGTCTGAACAAGTCGTTAAAGAGATTGTTCGTGGTTGCAAACCGGCTTGGAAACCCTATAAGACAAAAAGAGCAAAAGATGTCATAAGAATATGGGCAGAAGAAGTTATCAGGCTGGGACGAGCAATGATACCGGAATTCGATGATATCATTTTTAAAGACGCAGTTAACAGCGCACCTTCTAATTCTCTACTAAAGGCTACTGTCGAACCAGCATCCACGTCGACAATTGCTCAAAGAATAATCAGATCTCATAGAAGCAACGCTTCCccagaaaaagaacttCATGAAAACAAGCCGAGAAGCACGGAAAAACAGGAACAAAGGGAAATTAGAAGCGATACCAAGGTCAAGCAGCTCTCGTCAAATAATAGAGCAGCTGAAACCCAAATTCCGTTTTTGCAACAAGAATTTTCCAGtgaggatgaagatgaagaatacGTTTACGATGAAGAATTGAACAAAACTTTCAATCGCACGGTGGAGGATATTACCATTGATGATATTTCTAGACATTTGGAGACCttagaaattgaaaaaaaaggtgatGAAGATTCAGACCATGagctaaaagaaaaaaattggaaaaactCGCACCAACGCCGTCTACAAGGTAATGGAATGTATAAAATTCCCTCCAATACGAAACCGCATCGCATAAGACAGCCTCAAAACGCAAATACACCAACTTATGACGATAGTGATATATCAATGATTTCTCATGTTTCAAGAAAACATACAACAAGAAGTGGTGGAAGATGGTGATACCAATGCATATATAATGTTGTCTTGAACCCACTAAAGAAGTGACGCATATATTACTTTTTTGTATTTAGTAACacaatttttctatttttatatttcctTGTATAGTTAgtaattttaatttttttccttctttatCTCAGCTCTTCGACCATTTGGTCAAGAAGttagtttttttctcttatttTATTTGACAATATActaattttattatatgGTATTGTAAATAACATTTGAGGAATAAAAAGACAGTCACTCTATAAGCTTTATCAGCctgacatttttttattattacaaATATATCgttgaaagaaagaagcCTCTATACATCTCGCCCTCTTTCTATCATTAAATCAATGGAGGTTTACTGGCAACGTTATATTTCTACAATTTTAGACCATCAAACCTGAGGAATATGTATATCTACTTTCTCcctttcctcttctttaaCTGGTTCACCACCCTGAAATATACACGCAAAGTCAGTGATGAATGGTTGAAGCATACTAATTGGAATATTTAGAGTTGGGGAAAACACGATGCATAAATTTCTTAGATTCATCTTATTAAACTTACTATTCTCATTGATCCTTACCAGCAGTTCAAAAAGAGCATACATCAACGATAGGTTAGCGTGAGGAACTAGGCCAGATTCAATAAGTTCCTTAAACCCCAATGATATTTGAACAGGATTATTATGATTTTCATCAACTACTCTTTTAAACGACAAAAATTGTTCGTCACCAAATAATAAATGGGGCAACTTTCTCAAGTACAACTTTAGTAACCCACTTACAGTATTCACACCAATGTAAAGACTTGGAGATGCCTCATCATCTTTAGCTTCAATACTTTCATTGTACCGACATAAATCTACATCGTACTCTTTATCAAACCTTTCTTGTAAAGTTTTGATAACTGTACTGGACCCGCTTAGTCTAAATATGCCTTCTTCCTGGATACCACGGTTTTTGTAAAGATACTCTAAGCAACGATAAACTACACTCGGTAAATCGTAAACGTTTTGGTACTTATGCGAACTCAATCTTAAACACGTTTCTAGTGACGAGCCAAATATTGCAGTGGACACATGTGGACCCGTAGAAGAATTTGACGAAGAGGATACTTCcattaattttttgcttGGTGACTTAATGATAGAGTCAGGAGATGTTGGAGAATCCGAATCATTTGAAATTGTAATACCTATATGGTTCATTGCACTCGCCGGGCCggttaattttttaaaaggGAATAAACTTCTCATTTTGGCTCTCCTACTATCCTTCTCCTCCTCTGCATTCCCGCTTGAACTTGCTAGGAAGTTAGAGTGAGAAGATGGGTTTGAGTCAATACCATCGCTATTAGCAATGTTATTGCTACTATTACtaatattgttattattattatattcttGGGTCAAATCAGTGACATATGATGGAGTATCGGTTGCTGAGATAGTTGCGTTTCCAAATTTAGAATGGTGTGTTCCTGCGCTCAAGTGAGATGCAGAATCAGTATCGTTTGCATTCCTCGAGCTAGATAACGATAAACTTTGTGAAGGATCAATGTAATCACTAAACGCAGAAAGCCATAATTCACGTTCCTTCGACGTTTCAGTACAAATATAATACTTTGTTGAGGTTGACAGTCCGCTTTTCTTATGCTCAGTGATCAAAAACCCATTTCTCGTTCCAAATCTATCTTCAGGGAGATTGGGTATAAGTTCTATAGAAGATTGTCTCAATTTAATAGTTTCAGTCAACTGATTTTTGTCAAACAATTGTAAAACATCATCGCGCAAAATACCGTACCGAACTCTCCATGTACTATTACCTGTTAGAGTCTTTGGTCTTCTCAGCAAAAGTGATCCGTCTTTCACATTATCATCCATCATTGGAGGTGTCATTACTGTATCTGTACTAATAAATTGGGCGATTTTTAAACCAACATTTTTGGGAAATTCAGGGACACTGAATATGCTTGTATAATACTGATTCAATATGTTCTTTCGCGTATCCACTTTTGTAGGTGATAAAGTCTGAAATAATTGTCTATCAGGTAACGTGGGCAATGGTAAATCGGGAACATGTGATTTCATATATACATCTAATTCGCGAACTTTATGAatagattttgaaaatttaaacaTCTCCTTACCGGATTTCCTGTCTATGATTGCAATTAAAATGGAtaaatcatcttcattatccCTGTACAATGTGCTCAGTACTTCAATCTGGATAGTGCCAAAATCCTCCGGTTGAACGAATAATGGAATATCCGACTTAAGACTTTGGGCCACAGACTTCACGGTGCTCACGCTACTTGCATGAGGTCTTCTAAGTGTCTTCAACGAACCTTGGGGTGTTGAGCTAAATGTATTCAAGGTATTGGTTGAATGGATGGATGCCGTTTCTCCAagttgtttttgttttgatgAACTTTCCACGGGAGGATTTGGAGGAAGAGAAGCATTTTGACTTGTTGTTGACAATTTTGTAGAAAGATTGGGGAGTGATGAAGTTAACACAGgtttctttaaattttttgcacTTTGAGCACCAAAATTATCATCCTTTTTATTCAAGATAACCGGAGAAGCCAAATGGCTTGATAAAGGAGTAGagttttttatatttccaCTAGAAGTAGGTGAGAAAAAAGTTGGAGGCGCTGGAGGTGGGGGTAAAGATTCGTTAATCGTGGATTTTATGGACAGAGGATCTTTACTGTCCGTATTGACTAGATCCTCTTCGCCAAATGAGGAGTCAAGTAATTGGGTGAAGTCGtcaagtttttctttagatGCTGGAGAGAAACCCAAAGCCTTGTTTTCACCCTCCTTGACTTCCAAAAGGGATGATGGACTTTTGGCTGCTGAAGTAGGAGTTCCAGTAGTGTATGCAGAGGATGTTATAGAAGAATAAACGCggtcatttttttgtatcGCGTCATTAGTTAGTTGTTGACTTTTACTTTCAGTCAGCTCATCTAAATTATTAGAGGTACTGGCCTTTAATGGAGAATGCAAATGGTTGTTGATAACAGCCGTCATTCTGTTAGGATTTTGAGGGGAACGCAAACGTTCTTGCAATGGAGA is a genomic window of Saccharomyces cerevisiae S288C chromosome XVI, complete sequence containing:
- the IDI1 gene encoding isopentenyl-diphosphate delta-isomerase IDI1 (Isopentenyl diphosphate:dimethylallyl diphosphate isomerase; catalyzes an essential activation step in the isoprenoid biosynthetic pathway; required for viability; isopentenyl diphosphate:dimethylallyl diphosphate isomerase is also known as IPP isomerase); the protein is MTADNNSMPHGAVSSYAKLVQNQTPEDILEEFPEIIPLQQRPNTRSSETSNDESGETCFSGHDEEQIKLMNENCIVLDWDDNAIGAGTKKVCHLMENIEKGLLHRAFSVFIFNEQGELLLQQRATEKITFPDLWTNTCCSHPLCIDDELGLKGKLDDKIKGAITAAVRKLDHELGIPEDETKTRGKFHFLNRIHYMAPSNEPWGEHEIDYILFYKINAKENLTVNPNVNEVRDFKWVSPNDLKTMFADPSYKFTPWFKIICENYLFNWWEQLDDLSEVENDRQIHRML
- the HOS3 gene encoding histone deacetylase (Trichostatin A-insensitive homodimeric histone deacetylase (HDAC); specificity in vitro for histones H3, H4, H2A, and H2B; similar to Hda1p, Rpd3p, Hos1p, and Hos2p; deletion results in increased histone acetylation at rDNA repeats); this translates as MSSKHSDPLERFYKQFQAFVQNNPNVISAARAAAQIPESAKAVVVLSPYSLQHVFPREWVTKSYRKTIVERPERLLASSMGISAAITMYPSLFTLKSSHQRKGSLMAPHVLKVHGSSWPAELIELCQMADAKLLKGEIEVPDTWNSGDIYLSSKTIKALQGTIGAIETGVDSIFKGPSAEHISNRAFVAIRPPGHHCHYGTPSGFCLLNNAHVAIEYAYDTYNVTHVVVLDFDLHHGDGTQDICWKRAGFKPEEEPEDSSYDDFGKKFAEFPKVGYFSMHDINSFPTESGFATKENIKNASTCIMNSHDLNIWNIHLSKWTTEEEFNVLYRTKYRTLFAKADEFFRSAKLEMNQQGRPFKGLVVISAGFDASEFEQTSMQRHSVNVPTSFYTTFTKDALKLAQMHCHGKVLSLMEGGYSDKAICSGVFAHLIGLQNQDWVKEWGSEQVVKEIVRGCKPAWKPYKTKRAKDVIRIWAEEVIRLGRAMIPEFDDIIFKDAVNSAPSNSLLKATVEPASTSTIAQRIIRSHRSNASPEKELHENKPRSTEKQEQREIRSDTKVKQLSSNNRAAETQIPFLQQEFSSEDEDEEYVYDEELNKTFNRTVEDITIDDISRHLETLEIEKKGDEDSDHELKEKNWKNSHQRRLQGNGMYKIPSNTKPHRIRQPQNANTPTYDDSDISMISHVSRKHTTRSGGRW
- the BEM3 gene encoding GTPase-activating protein BEM3 (Rho GTPase activating protein (RhoGAP); involved in control of the cytoskeleton organization; targets the essential Rho-GTPase Cdc42p, which controls establishment and maintenance of cell polarity, including bud-site assembly) produces the protein MTDNLTTTHGGSTTLELLAQYNDHRSKKDKSIEHIEKGTCSGKERNPSYDEIFTENIKLKLQVQEYETEIESLEKVIDMLQKNREASLEVVLEQVQNDSRDSYVNDQSFVLPPRSAERKAHIKSLNLPIPTLSPPLQQGSDVALETSVTPTVPQIGVTSNTSISRKHLQNMILNDEIEANSSFSSPKIINRSVSSPTKIHSEQLASPAASVTYTTSRITIKSPNKGSKSPLQERLRSPQNPNRMTAVINNHLHSPLKASTSNNLDELTESKSQQLTNDAIQKNDRVYSSITSSAYTTGTPTSAAKSPSSLLEVKEGENKALGFSPASKEKLDDFTQLLDSSFGEEDLVNTDSKDPLSIKSTINESLPPPPAPPTFFSPTSSGNIKNSTPLSSHLASPVILNKKDDNFGAQSAKNLKKPVLTSSLPNLSTKLSTTSQNASLPPNPPVESSSKQKQLGETASIHSTNTLNTFSSTPQGSLKTLRRPHASSVSTVKSVAQSLKSDIPLFVQPEDFGTIQIEVLSTLYRDNEDDLSILIAIIDRKSGKEMFKFSKSIHKVRELDVYMKSHVPDLPLPTLPDRQLFQTLSPTKVDTRKNILNQYYTSIFSVPEFPKNVGLKIAQFISTDTVMTPPMMDDNVKDGSLLLRRPKTLTGNSTWRVRYGILRDDVLQLFDKNQLTETIKLRQSSIELIPNLPEDRFGTRNGFLITEHKKSGLSTSTKYYICTETSKERELWLSAFSDYIDPSQSLSLSSSRNANDTDSASHLSAGTHHSKFGNATISATDTPSYVTDLTQEYNNNNNISNSSNNIANSDGIDSNPSSHSNFLASSSGNAEEEKDSRRAKMRSLFPFKKLTGPASAMNHIGITISNDSDSPTSPDSIIKSPSKKLMEVSSSSNSSTGPHVSTAIFGSSLETCLRLSSHKYQNVYDLPSVVYRCLEYLYKNRGIQEEGIFRLSGSSTVIKTLQERFDKEYDVDLCRYNESIEAKDDEASPSLYIGVNTVSGLLKLYLRKLPHLLFGDEQFLSFKRVVDENHNNPVQISLGFKELIESGLVPHANLSLMYALFELLVRINENSKFNKMNLRNLCIVFSPTLNIPISMLQPFITDFACIFQGGEPVKEEEREKVDIHIPQV